One window from the genome of Nicotiana sylvestris chromosome 9, ASM39365v2, whole genome shotgun sequence encodes:
- the LOC138878503 gene encoding uncharacterized protein: MRNIKKAWFPRPIRSDPSQRDPNLWCKYHGTNGHWTGDYQHLHDEVATLLKNEHLREFLSDRVKSDYGCNKDNREPSKAGGNHPCLMINMILGGNEINGVTFSPVKKMKKVQPILSNGECLNKPSYLKYHSSHKALRIRFSEHDISKGDSAAYECQSVIKTTLIEVVDDDMGFNTILGRPWLHEMKDVSLTYHQLLKFSTLEGIKQIREDQLAAREMNVISVSSSKGKEHAT; the protein is encoded by the exons ATGAGAAATATTAAAAAAGCTTGGTTCCCGAGGCCGATAAGATCTGACCCCAGTCAGAGGGATCCCAATCTATGGTGCAAGTATCATGGGACTAACGGCCATTGGACTGGGGACTACCAGCATCTACACGATGAGGTGGCAACATTATTGAAAAACGAACATCTTAGAGAATTCTTAAGTGACCGGGTTAAGAGCGACTATGGTTGCAACAAGGATAATAGGGAACCTTCGAAAGCAGGAGGAAATCATCCTTGTCTAATGATTAACATGATTCTTGGAGGGAACGAGATTAATGGCGTAACCTTTTCACCAGTGAAAAAGATGAAG AAAGTTCAACCAATATTATCCAATGGAGAGTGCTTGAATAAGCCAAGCTACCTGAAGTATCATTCCAGCCACAAAGCTCTTCGAATTAGATTTAGTGAGCATGACATCTCGAAGGGAGATTCTGCTGCCTACGAATGCCAGAGTGTAATAAAAACGACCCTTATTGAAGTAGTGGACGACGATATGGGCTTCAATACtattcttgggagaccatggTTGCATGAGATGAAGGATGTGTCGTTAACATACCATCAACTTCTGAAATTCTCAACTTTGGAGGGGattaaacaaataagagaagACCAACTGGCAGCAAGGGAGATGAACGTGATCTCAGTTTCCAGTAGCAAAGGGAAGGAGCATGCGACATAG